The sequence cgcaggtcggctagttacggaaaactggtgacgcgccttatgcgccaggggaagttttttcaccagacgtcaatcatctaacctctgattaggaacgcccactcccgcgggagccagaacccggaagccaggggggaataaaatggtatgtacggcaaaaaaaaaaaaaaactgtagatcagggatatgcaattagcggacctccagctgttgcaaaactacaagtcccatcatgcttctgactctggtgtcatgcttgtggctgtcaagtcttgctatgcctcatgggaatttgtagttctgcaacagctggaggtccgctaattgcatatccccgctgtaGATGTTGGAAGTAACGGTATATAGatgtttagggtgaacctccgctttaaggcacaaTTAGTCCTCAGCTTCTGTGAAACGGAGTGTCCAGTTTACTGGCCTCCCAGGAAGCATGGGAGCCATCATTGCCAACAAGGTACAAGTTCAAGGGCCATTGTCCCAGTCCTTCGTTACTGACCACCAAGCATACAGGTTCAGGAGTTCATGCTTGCTTAGGGTCAGCGACTCCCTTGAAAGCCCCCAAGCCAATGATGGCTCCAATATTTCGATGGGTCTTTTGGGTGGAACGGGCCATCAACTTATCTTCCAAGGACTCAACTGATGAGATGTAGTTAGGATTTCAAGCAAATCGAGGTCTCgcttctgcagttttttttttaaaggtttaatGGTTTTCAGCAGCAAACAGAAAAAATGAGCAGAAGGTATCAAGACAGAGGTGCTAGAAAGGAGGCGGCCAACCACCTACATCCACTAGAGTTGAAAAATTTCGATGAAGATTTGAGGTCAAATGACAAGGTGGTTGAAGTGATCAGTGACCAAATCTGCCTCGcaccaagtggttaacaaacattaaatttaaagcaggaatgttcaaaaaaataaaatttatattttttaaagtttaaagcggaggttcacccatagagaacactttttccccttagttggatgctcgttttgtctaggggaatcggctagttgttttaaaatatgagctgtacttaccgtttgcgtgatgcatcttctccgccgcttccgggtatgggctgcgggactgggcgttccttcttgattgacagtcttccgagaggcttccgacggtcgcatccatcgcgtcacgattttcggaaagaaaccgaacgtcggtccacaggcgcagtatagagccgcaccgacgttcggctacgagtgacgcgatggatgcgaccgtcggaagcctctcggaagactgtcaatcaagaaggaatgcccactcccgaagacccatacccggaagcgacggagaagatgcatctcgtaaacgggtaagtacggatcatattttaaaactagccgattcccctagacaaaacgagcaggaagctaaggggagaatagaaaaaaaaaaacgaattgggtgaactcccgctttaacaaaatCTTAAGAGGCAATTATTGAACTACACAGAACTATAAATCCAGCCTTCAAAAATTCTGAAGATCTtgtagtgaatttttttttattcaacctacCAGAATTTGTGTACCATGTCCCATTCCCACCACCTACAGCACAACAGAAAGGCCATTCAGGGCTTCACCCATCTCCCGAACCGGCCCATCAACTCCAAAATAAGAGCGCAACCACATCTGAATCCCCCAAAACTTACACACGTCAAAAAACATCCCTCGACATCTTTTACACATTTccaattctcaaaaaaaaaattgtaacaccacagaggggaaaaaaaataaataaaaaaaccccCTTGAAATCAAGCCAGTATTTGGCAGTTTcaccaaatccaaaaaaaaaaaaaaaaaaaaaaaaagatatatagtctTTGCACCTGCCCACTTATTGTCCTATAGACCCCCCCTGACTAGAGGGCAGCAATAAATCCAAGCTGCGCAGGTTAAGGCACAAGTATTCAACTTACAAACATAAATAGAAcatccacaaaaatatatattattgcatAGAGAGACTCCTGCATTAAAGAACCCTCAACCTACAAAAGACACAAAAATTAACACTTTTTTCTAATACTTTTTttccaattatatatttttttttttacctaaatttctttaattttaaatatttttttttatttttttatattttatttattttttttactttatttttttttttatccccccccccctatcccaaTTCAAGGTCTTTTAAAGACCAAAGTTGCAAATGCCCAAACCTTTccaactgaaaaaaacaaaaaaaaagttagagcAAGCCATTGGTAGAGTTGTAGTTTCACCCTGCTGGAGTTTGGCTCATCTAAATAGTCAACACTGATTGGTTTTAAAAAAGTTAAGGCCTTAACTGGCATATAGCTTACAGGTTTGACCCCCTCTGGCCTGTAGACCCCAAAGACAGTTTGCTTGTTAGACaagagttaaagtggaagtaaacccctaAATTTAACAGTTAATTACATTTCTGgcatgtgccggaaatgtaacgtCACATTGGTTGGGTTCTCTACGAAACGGTCatgccatccaatggctggtgtcataactgatcaacaTGGGCAGGATCATGGCAgttgattaaacagaggccaagatggcagcttccttggctgaaatgataggagggtttacttccactttaagactcACAGAACTAATAGGCAACAGATAAATGTACAAAGTCAAATTCAAGTCAAGATCACGAGTCTTtgggcaacaaccaaaaaaagtatttttttccccacagaagcCCAGGCCACCTTTCCGATAGAGGTCAACTAGTGTCCACAGTGTATAAATTCAAGGGTCCACAATCCCGGAGAGTCTAGGAGGAGTAAACCCCCGCTCTAGCTACAAGGAAGCCATGTTGGATAGGACTGACTGTAGGAGACGGCAGTGTTGGCAATGTAGTAATTGCTGAAGTTCGCATCACTGACATAAGGGGCAGGTTGGTAGTAGCAGGTGACGTTTGTGGCATTCGGGATAATGTTTTGTTCCGCCAGCACCCTGAGCGCAAGCAGAGAGATGAGATTGAGAGTCTGCCTACGTTCGTGTCCCATTAAACACACTGTGCTCTCATTGACCACCTTCCGTAGGATCATTAGGTAATCGTACTTGCTCCTCTCCTCACCAATAAAGTGGTTCTGGAGGTAGGACTCCAACTTGCGCTGCTGTTCAAAGATATCCGAGAAGTCGATGAAGAAACGAGAGCACATGTAACGTTCAAGAGACTTAATCTCCTCCTTGTCTACGGGCTTAAAGTCACGTACCAGCAGATTGCTGTACTTCATGAGGCCACCACCTCGGATCTCCTCCGGGTTCTTTGTCGCTATGAGTTTGTTGCGCAGGTGGTTTAGAGAAGCCTCGAAGTCTCCATACATGCTCTCACCAATGACGGTGGGATGGAAGTGCTCGGACATGGGATTCTCAGAACAGTCGTGGTAGAAGAGCAGGGAGTCCAGAACAATCTGGAAGGAGTCCACACTAAATTCAAACTGGCGGCGGATGGAGTTGACGAACTTTAGCTCGATGTTCCTCCCGTCTTTGTTGGAAAGGGATATTAAGCTCCAGCGGTCTGCATCTGTGAAGACCTTGACCAGCTTTTGGACGTAGGCCTCTTTCAGAGTCACCGGGCTGATTTTCTCCTTGTTCACTCCCTCGGGCAGGAAGTTCAGAAGTAAACCGATCACCACGTCTTTCACAAGCTGGAACTCCGCTTCTGAAGGCATGGTGACACCAAATATCAAATCCAAATCCTTATAGCCAAGACCATTATCTTTCACCAAGACGTGGCTGGCCGCTGAACCATTGAGCCTCACATCCTTGACTTTGATCCCAGCATCCTCTAGTTTGCTGCGTACCATCTGCACAATTTCCTTCAGTGTGATCTTCAAGGTGGGAAAGTTGCCACGTCCATGGATGGGAACCACTTCTGTCAGAAAGCTGTTCAAGCGGTCTACTTGCTCCCAGGTGAGGACGCTTCTGGCCTTCGATGAGCTGGTTGCGCCGTTACTTTGGTCTGTCATTGTGAGGACAGTTCTCCAAAAATCactaggagagaaaaaaaaaataatgagatCAGAACCAGATTGAAGACTTTTCTACAGTACATGGTTAATCTTTTGACAGACACACTAGGAGCAATGGTTTGTTGCGAGACCATTTTTGGCCATCAGCATAAAAGTGGTAGGCCCTCTGGCTTTAacatagagcagtggtctccaaactgcagcacaGGGGCCCAATGTGGCTCTCTGCCTTCATttggccttggggggggggggggggggcgccgggggAATATTACCTCCACCAATATCAGAGATAGGAcatggtttactcccactggcccctCTAGAGCCTGAAGGGCAAGaaactggccccttgtt comes from Rana temporaria chromosome 2, aRanTem1.1, whole genome shotgun sequence and encodes:
- the TENT5C gene encoding terminal nucleotidyltransferase 5C, translated to MTDQSNGATSSSKARSVLTWEQVDRLNSFLTEVVPIHGRGNFPTLKITLKEIVQMVRSKLEDAGIKVKDVRLNGSAASHVLVKDNGLGYKDLDLIFGVTMPSEAEFQLVKDVVIGLLLNFLPEGVNKEKISPVTLKEAYVQKLVKVFTDADRWSLISLSNKDGRNIELKFVNSIRRQFEFSVDSFQIVLDSLLFYHDCSENPMSEHFHPTVIGESMYGDFEASLNHLRNKLIATKNPEEIRGGGLMKYSNLLVRDFKPVDKEEIKSLERYMCSRFFIDFSDIFEQQRKLESYLQNHFIGEERSKYDYLMILRKVVNESTVCLMGHERRQTLNLISLLALRVLAEQNIIPNATNVTCYYQPAPYVSDANFSNYYIANTAVSYSQSYPTWLPCS